Proteins co-encoded in one Nicotiana sylvestris chromosome 7, ASM39365v2, whole genome shotgun sequence genomic window:
- the LOC104212636 gene encoding KH domain-containing protein At2g38610, which yields MSGLYNPNFSPARAASPQIRSTPDVDSNQYLSELLAEHQKLGPFMQVLPICSRLLNQEILRVSGMLPNQGFGELDRLRHRSPSPMGSANLMSNVSGAGLAGWNGLPQERLSGPPGMSMDWQGAPASPSSYTVKRILRLEIPVDTYPNFNFVGRLLGPRGNSLKRVEATTGCRVFIRGKGSIKDPDKEEKLRGRPGYEHLNEPLHILIEADLPASVVDIRLRQAQEIIEELLKPVDESQDFIKRQQLRELALLNSNFREESPGPSGSVSPFNTSGMKRPKTGR from the exons ATGTCAGGTTTGTATAATCCCAACTTTTCACCTGCTAGAGCTGCTTCTCCTCAGATTAGAAGTACCCCTGATGTTGACAG CAATCAGTACTTGTCAGAGCTATTGGCGGAGCATCAAAAGCTTGGACCTTTCATGCAAGTTCTTCCCATATGTAGCAGACTCTTGAATCAAG AGATTTTAAGGGTTTCCGGAATGTTGCCAAACCAAGGATTTGGTGAACTTGACAGATTGCGACATAGAAGTCCCAGTCCGATGGGTTCAGCAAACCTTATGTCTAATGTTTCTGGAGCAGGATTGGCTGGTTGGAATGGACTTCCCCAGGAG AGGTTAAGTGGACCTCCTGGAATGTCAATGGACTGGCAAGGGGCCCCAGCAAGTCCTAGTTCGTACACTGTGAAAAGAATATTGCGCTTAGAAATTCCAGTCGACACTTATCCGAAT TTTAATTTTGTCGGGCGACTTCTGGGTCCCAGAGGAAATTCATTGAAACGGGTGGAAGCTACTACAGGATGTCGTGTTTTTATTAGAGGAAAAGGGTCAATAAAAGATCCGGACAAG GAGGAGAAACTAAGGGGAAGACCAGGATATGAGCACCTGAATGAACCACTCCATATTTTAATTGAAGCTGATTTGCCAGCCAGTGTTGTGGATATTAGATTGAGACAGGCACAAGAAATAATAGAGGAGTTGCTCAAGCCTGTG GATGAATCACAAGATTTCATAAAGAGACAGCAATTGCGTGAACTTGCGCTGCTAAATTCAAATTTTAGGGAAGAGTCTCCTGGTCCAAGTGGCAGCGTCTCCCCTTTCAATACTAGTGGAATGAAACGTCCCAAGACTGGCCGTTGA